From the genome of Cololabis saira isolate AMF1-May2022 chromosome 1, fColSai1.1, whole genome shotgun sequence:
GGGATATATGGTCAATCAAATTAgtgattttgtttttggtctGATTCGCCACCCAGTTGTTTATCATCTGAATGTTTTCCCCGCTGTCTGCAAGGAGTTTTACGGGCTCGGCTTCGTAGTACTGAATGGACTGGTTGATAAAGGACTCGCTCAGATGCATttctgaagaagagaaaagaaaaatgtatcaaAGAGCTAGACAGTGGTTTAGCTTCACGTCTGGATCTCTCCTCTCGGCTGTGCAGGTTGTGGTATTAATACCTGGGTTATAGTAGATTCGGGAACCCATTTGCAAGGAATGGGCCATTTCTTCCTTCATCTTCTTCATCTGGGAGTGAAGACATTGGAAGTCGTGAGGCAGGCAGATGGCCCTCTCAATGGCTCTGCGCGTGTCACCTCTCGcacctaaaagtacaaaacagTAACCAAACGCAGTACAAGTTGTGTGCTTCAAAAGAGTAGAAAAAGCTGCGAGATATGTCTgagatttaatataaataatttcTGTGACATTTTGCCATGAGCCGTCTTTTTTCTGAATCTTATCAGTCTGGTTAGGTTTGTTAGAACAAAGTATATAAATTATTGTCAATAAAATATTACTATCcctacattttccttttttacacCTTTGACCAGCAGATCATTAttcatgcaaaataaatctatatattaCCTCTTGTTGTGATTCATCAGCTAGCTAATATCTtttaatttaaagcagcacaatgtaactttcagcttttgttgagtttggcggctcctttggacaaaagcggtagtgctttaccagaaagaacactacgtttcccatgagcaccagcgcataCTGCCGGAAAggtcctgtccccgtcgcgtgcatttgttttgatagcgaatgaagacgggacggactttcaaaactacttttctgtttcaccaagtgaacagacggaacgcaaaaaaaaaagatgttaaactgctggaaactaaaggaactggaatttaccgggataccttaaacaaggaagccagggactggtatatggagaaaataatgattattaacggtttgggttctTATGAtaatccctatcaaagagtggagctccgatgaggatttactgccgcatttctgcacaacccacgtctctggctaccttgtttaggagtgtttggcagctgctttggtaaatgtttgactcgccatgtgtttcaataaatttgtataatagtacaacatacagtacatgttttgtattactcttacttctcttttctttttttttgactgctatattatgctgaagaggctccgaggcgtgagcaatatttttgttttcctcgtgagattattttctttcctttgcagctacaaatagagttaatatcttttcctcaacaaactagttttatctgaagattggggttaatcgcaccgcagagagctggccagcaactgcgtttagctggagaagtggggaataaaacccgtgttttgatcagaccccagtctgtgtgagtgtttgtttgtgatactgtgtggaaggttatgtttggtcgtcttacagccgcgatccaaccgagccgacgactctttgttatctcagatactcggcctccgtggttcttcctccgagcaggaaagcagtgaaaagttaaaccattagcgatcttttccccacgtctgttatgtgtggagctgctgcagccacaacgcagcaacgggttaccagcttctcctgtgctctgcgctccaagccccacccattttcgtctcgactacgaatcgggaaggagggggaagtgacatatgccgtaaagcagtcaaaaaatgtgaaatgtgaaacgtaaaaaattgtagttttttagtgtggcagggttcctaccatgcacctcaaagttacatagtgccagtgaaggcgatacagacccctcagaccatgacagaggtgtcattaaacctgttggaagttgatgtaccatcacaatgactctggaaatattatattaaggtggaaaagttacatagtgctgctttaaacaaaataaaatgtattgtgCAATGAATACTAATCAGCTGAGGTggagttggtttttttttaaaggcagggtaagcaaTTCTTTGTGACACTATTTGTGAATTCGAGTCTTAATCATTTACAAAAACGTAAGCGTTTACTCATCTTTTCCCTACCTAACAGCAAATGTGAGAGAAACCCGCTGATGCTGATGGGAGAGATGAGCAAGTTTCTTGAGGGTTCTTGTGCTCGAAGGTGAGAATACAACTTCATAGAAAACTCTGTCAAGGATTCTTGCAGAAGGGGTCCGGCTGTGCGGCTGTTCTCGTCCTGGCAGGGCCCCCACACTTCATTGAAGTCCTGGCATGAGCGCGGAGGAGTCGTCGGACGAGCTAAGACACAGTAAAGACGTGACTTATGTTATGTACGGCTGATTCACTCCTTCACCTTGTAGGTGAAAATGCTccctttgttttcttcttcaatGCAAAGTTATCAAATTGTAGCACTGGCGTCATATCTaaaagcatttcttttattgAGCATGTGGGAACAGCCCAATCTACCTTCAAAGACAAGGTTGAGAGTGCTGAGCCTCTCCCCTCCAGCAGATTCACAGATGTAAACTCCAGCATCTTCCGCTGCCCCTCGTCTGAGTATGATGGTCTGCTCTGGGTCAAGTCCGTAGAGCAGCTCCACTTTCTTTTCATGTATCGAGTCATCTTCAAGATTCAGCCTTGTTTTTTTACCGTCCCCTGTTTCTTTGAACCACAGTGCGTTGGTGGTGATTCGTTGGGAAGGTGGGAAAAAACATGGGAGCGTCACATCAGAGCCCTCAGCCACCGTAATAGTGTAGCGGAGCGATCCTTCACAGGAAAACAGGAGGGAAACAGACAAACCTTTCAACCTGTACTTTGGATTCACgctttttattttccatttcaaaTGTGCATGAGGTTTAATGAACAACGCATGCATGTTTGATATAAGGAAAGTGTCTCACCATCAACCACAAGGTCATATATTTTGATCATCTCCTCGTTGTTCTTCTTTACCAAGCAAAGATACTTGCCATTATGGGCAGATGTTACAGGTGATAAAGAGAGGAACAAGCCATTCTTTATGACCTTCACTGAGCCAGATGACTCCCCAGTGGGATTTATGTCGTTACCTGCAGGTATAGAAAAAGAGATGAGATAGATATATCTGTATAGCTGTGTCTCTTCCAAGAACCGAAGACAAGAAGCATAATAAGACCATTGAATTTCCAGGTGATATTTCCTTCAGCGAAGTCGCTGCCTGAATGGAAACAGGGAAGCTCCACGGAGGATCCCTGCATCATCTGGATTTGTGTGCATGACGAAAGCTGCGTCAAAGggaacaaaatataaaacactagaAGAAAAGCAATCATCTGTGCGAGTTATAAAAGTTTGAGGCGTAAGTACTCATCTCAAAATCAAGGGAAGTATCGGGCTTGTGCCAGCTGCACTAAAGAGGTGTTTCTACATTCATGTACCTTAAAAGTGAGCTGCAGCAAGAGGAAGGCTATGGTCTGTCGCCTCATCTGCAAAGGCAATTAGAAGAGGAGGGTAGGTGAGGGGAGAGGAGGGGAGTTCCAAaataaaatggcattgagccGGAGAAAAGATCAATATGTGGCGCAACCTGTGAAACAGTGATATTCTCAACCGTTGAGTGATTATTCACTcatgaaaattaataataataataataattgtaataaTAACCACATCTACTATTGATTACTCCCATTAAAAGTTAGGACAAAATATTGATGTTAAAACCAATATTTACAGTAACTTATTCTTCTTTTCATTGATTGATCATTAAaaagtatgaaaaaacgtaATAAAACTCACAGCTCCTGTATTTCCAAGTGTCCAAATTCAGTAACggcactttttgttttgttgttttcactCATCCAATACAGCTCATTTCACCCGCAAGCTCCAACTATCCGCGTCTCTGTGCCGCAACTGACAATGACTGATCCCTTATTGTTGGTTTAGAGATGTTTGTTTGCACAACGCAACTCTTCTGACTTGCTGGAAATCACATGATTTCACATGTTGGCAGCGTTTCCTGAGTGCAATGATTAATACTCTAGGTTTCGTTTTGAGTTAATATAATTTGCCCCTGCCTTGCTGAAATAGACAAAACACATTATTACTTCTGGTGCTTTAGCGTGGAATAAATGAACAATTATGCCCACTCAGTCATGACAAGTCAAACATAGTTATGATTAGTTGGGAGTAGATAAGCAGTTTCACTGGGGCTCATTGCAATTTgcataataaaatgtttttgcctttagttttttacataattagattTTGCCGAGGGATGTGCGTGGGGAGGGCTACAAACATGGGAACAACATGAGCTTGAATTAATTGGTTGAAAGCTGTTTAGTCACATTTGGGAGCTTCCCTAAAATATTATGAGCACTAAAGGAGCATTCCGGAGTTAGAAACGAGAATTGGTCTATTATTACAAGACAGTGAGTTTAAACTTTTATTAGGGGCCCGgaaaaaatacatcttttttgttttgagaaAGATCTGAATATTTGTTTGCAGCAAAAGGACCCTTATCATTTGGCAGTTGTCCTCCATTACATAAATTGCCtatgcaaaaatgtaattttgctTAAGTGAGAGGGTGCACAGTATccctacaaacaaacaaaagtaattttaactttttaactgtccagaatgtgtttaaacaatgaTTGTTTCACAGGTGGCTGCCACCTGTTATTAGTGTTACGAATAGACCACCAAATGCCACACAAACTCCCAACAGACACTAAAGGGTCATAATTCATGGTCTTTTCTTCTAACAGTTGTTTACTTAAGTATCTAAGTACTGATTCAGTTGTATGGAAGCATAGGCCATGAGCTCTCCATCTTTTGCATCTCCTAACTGTATAGTCGACTCTGTCACTCAGAGAGATATCAGCACAAATAGACAAATTATTAAAC
Proteins encoded in this window:
- the serping1 gene encoding plasma protease C1 inhibitor, translated to MRRQTIAFLLLQLTFKLSSCTQIQMMQGSSVELPCFHSGSDFAEGNITWKFNGNDINPTGESSGSVKVIKNGLFLSLSPVTSAHNGKYLCLVKKNNEEMIKIYDLVVDGSLRYTITVAEGSDVTLPCFFPPSQRITTNALWFKETGDGKKTRLNLEDDSIHEKKVELLYGLDPEQTIILRRGAAEDAGVYICESAGGERLSTLNLVFEARPTTPPRSCQDFNEVWGPCQDENSRTAGPLLQESLTEFSMKLYSHLRAQEPSRNLLISPISISGFLSHLLLGARGDTRRAIERAICLPHDFQCLHSQMKKMKEEMAHSLQMGSRIYYNPEMHLSESFINQSIQYYEAEPVKLLADSGENIQMINNWVANQTKNKITNLIDHISPNAQLILINAVSFTGQWIVKFTKKSQKGHFTKFNGDLVKVPILYDSKYMATVTHVTELKARVARFALSGNSGLYVLLPNRNTLADLQQVEEKLTDAAVRRMVEQLAATSPQHIEVTLPQIKLECEPNMDLLIKKLGLVSLFEDANLCGLDSEGEAKLDQARHKAFLALTEQGVEAGAVTSFSFSRSHPNFSALRPFILLVWSDEAKVPLFIGRMTDP